The segment CGAAGATGCGGCCCACATCCTGCCGTGTCCGGTGCATCGCAGGGGTCACGATGTGGAAAGGCGGCTCGCCCGAAAGCTGCTGGATGTACTCTCCCAGATCCGTCTCCACCGGCCGGATCTTGCGTCCCTCGAGGAAAGCGTTCAGCCCCACTTCCTCGGAGGTCATGGACTTGGACTTGACGGCCGTCCAGACGTTGTGCTTTCGCGCAATGGTCAAGATTTCGGTGCAGGCTTCTTCCGCGTTCTCCGCCCAGTGGACGCGCACGCCCTGAGCCTCCAGGTTCTTCTCCAGCTGGAGGAGGTAGTAGTCGAGGCGCGCCAGGGTGTGTTCCTTGATCCGGTGGGCTGCGCGGCGCAGCTCCTCCCAGTGGGGTGTGGAAGCCACAAGGGCAGCCCGCTTGCCTAGGACTTCGTCGCAGGCTTTGCGCAGGGCATTCTGCAGCGCGCTGTCGTCAAGGCTTACGCGCACATTCTGGTAGAAGTAGCGCGAATCCAGGATCACGCGGCTCATGCCAACCCCTCCCCACTAAGCACGTGGACAAGGTGAAGGGCACGGAGGGGTAAGCCGCGCCGCTCAATCACGCCCTGCAGCTGCAGGACGCAACTAATGTCGTTCATCACCACGTACTCAGCGCCTGCCTTCTGGGCCTGTTCCAGCTTGTAAAGCGCCATTGCGGTGGACAGCTCGGGGAACTTCACCGCGAAGGTCCCTCCAAACCCGCAACAAGCCTGCGCGTCGTTCATTTCGACCAGTTCCAGACCCCGCACCTTCCGGAGAAGCCGCAGAGGCTCCTCGGACACCCCAAGCTCCCGCAACAGGTGGCACGACGCGTGGTAGGCCACCTTCCCCTCAAACCTGGCGCCGAGGTCGTCCTGCCCAAGGCGCTTCACCACAAACTCGCTGAACTCGAAAACCCTCTGGGCGAGAGCGGTGGCAGCCTCCTGCTCCGGCTGGCCGTGGAAAAGCCGTTGGGAAAAGACACGCGCCATGGCCACGCACGACCCCGACGGCGCCACCACAACAGGAGCGTCGGCGAAGACGCGCAGAAAATGGCGGGCCACCCGGCGGGCGTCCTCCCAATAGCCGGTGTTGAACGCGGGCTGCCCACAGCAGGTCTGGGCCGGAGGGTAATGCACCCGGCAGCCGAGGCGAGCCAAAATCCGCGCCATCCCCTCACCGACTTCCGGGTAGAACTGGTCCACCAGACAGGGAACAAAGAGCCACACTTCCACGAGTCCGCTCCGTCGCTCCAGGTTTCCCGTCGAGTCAATCCTTTCGGCTACTGGGTGACCCCAAATCCAGGGCTAACAGCTCCGCCAGCATCTCCTTCAAGCGTCTCATGGAAACCCAGGCGGCGTATTCCGCCACCGTTCGGATGGGAAAATCCGGATCCAGCTCCTCGGCGCCCGGGATGAGCACGTGCGGTCGCCAACGGGGGTCGAGGGAGACAAAACCTCGGTACCCGTCCGCAAGTAGAGCCCGCAGCTGCTCCGCAACCCCCACCTCTCCCTCGCCCAGGGGGACGAACTCAACCGCCTTTCGCCCGGGCAGGAACCGGACGTCCTTCAGGTGGACGTGGGCCACAAGTCCGCGCACCGCCTCGTACCCACGGTGCGGCTCGTCCTGGCCCTCGACGCAGAGGTAGTGCTCCTGGGGATCCCAGCAGGCGCGAGCGAGAGGGGAACCCAGACGGGTGAGAAACCGGCCCAATTCCTCCCCCGTCCTGACCATCGTGGTGTGCTCGTTTTCCACAGCCAGGCGCACCCCCACCCGTGCTGCGATCAGCAGGGCGCGCTCGTAGGCTTCCGTCACGCGGTCGAATTCAGCTTCCAGGGCGCCGTTCCGGAAGAAGGTGGCCGTGCACACCAGATCGCACCCCAGGTGTTCGGCGATCTCAATGGAGCGCCCGAGCCACCGAAGATGCTGCTCCACGGCCTCGCGATCGTCGATCGGACACTTCAGGAAGGGAGAGATCACCGCGCTGATCACTAGCTCCGTACCAGCCAAGCACTTGCGGATCTCCTGGATCTGCGCGAGGGTCAGCCGCTCTACCGGGCTATCCCACACGGAGCGCAGCTCCAGCCCCTCCAGTTGGAACCGCCGCGCGAACTCCACGGCGCGTCGAAAATCCTGGCTCACGCCGTCGGTGATCACCGAGACCTTGAGCACACCACCTCCGTCAACACCCCTGAGAGTAACCCCTCCGCTCTGCGGAACGTCCGCGAAGAGGTGACCTTATCTTCCTCACACACCCGGGCCTTCCGCGCCCGGTTCCGATCTCTCCAAAGGACGGACCAGGTGGACCTGGCGGGCTACCTCGACGAATCCCAGCTCCTGGTATAGGTGCAGAGCCCGCTCGTTGTGGGCAAGCGTTTCGATCTTCGCCAGGGCCATGCCCAGGCGGCGGAACTGCTCGAGCGCCGCTTCAAGGAGCTCCCTCCCTATGCCCCGTCCCTGGTATTCGGGGTGGATGGCCAGATTCGGGATCCAACCAATCCGGCTGAGCGGATCGGGGTGGGAGGTGACGTAGCCGACCACCCTGCCTTCCATCTCGGCCACCAGGGTGTGGGGAGCGTGGAGGTCGAGGTCGCGTTCGATGTCCCGCCGCTTACGGTCTTGCCAGGTCAAACCCCCGACCGTTCCGAACCGTTCTTCGATCGCGTGGTCGATGGCCACGCCCGGGAAGGCCAGCAAGGTGATGGCCACCACCGCCTCGCGGTCGCTCTCCCGGAAGGAACGGATCCTCAGCCCTCTGCCCTCACGGTTGCGGTCCATTGTAGCGGCTCCCGTAGCGGTCCAGGTGCAGGACCTCCCGAAGATTCCGTTTCGGCACGTGGTGAACGCCTTCTCCATCCCGGTAGTACCTGACCGAATCGCCCATCGGCTCGGGAACCGCCACCTCCGCGGGTGCTCCCACCGCCAGGACGGAGTCAATCTCGTACGCCTCGGGGATTCCCAGCGTTTGGTGAAGGGCGGGCTTGTCCAGCGAGCCGATCCAGCAGGTTCCGAATCCGGCCTCCAGGGCCACGAGGATCATGTTCTCGATGGCAGCGCCGCAATCATGGTAGCCACCGTGGGCGCGCACCTGGCGATTGATCAGCACCACCACGTACGCCGGCGGCCGTTCTCCCTCCCGCGGCACTCCTTGTTCGCCCAGATAGGCCGCCCAGCGTGTAGCAGCGAAGACCCGGGGCACAATCTCAGGATCGGTGACCACTACGTACTCCAGCGGCTGCAGATTGGCTCCTGACGGGGCAAGCCGCGCCGCGTTAACCATGCGCAGCAGGAGATCGAAGGGAACGGGATCTTGACGGAAACGGCGGATGGTCCTCCGCCGCAGGATGAGGTCGTAAACCGACATGGCTTGCGTCCCGGGGCTTCCTTATCCCTCGTCCGTGACCTCCGCCTGGCCCTGATCGACGGGGTGCACCGTCCAGTCACGCGCCGGATAGTACTCGACGATCGTCCCGTCGCGTTTCTTCAGCACCACCCGCTCGATCTCCGCGTTGGCGATCTGGGCCTTGCACTGGTTGCAGATGACGTCGTGCCCGACCACGTAGATGGTGGTGCCGGAGGTGGCGTGTCCGTTGCGGGCGGCCAGGGCGATGGCGTTCGATTCCGCGTGCGACCCCACCGCGCGACACCTCTCCAGCTGCGTCCCGCTGGGAATCCCGTTGCGGTCCCGGTAGCACCAGCCGATCTCCAGGCAGTTCTTCTGGTATTTCGGGGCCCCGTTGTACCCGGTGGAAATGATGTCCTTGTCGCGGACGATCACGGCCCCCACCTGATTCCGGAAGCAGGACGAACGTTTCGACACCACCTCGGCTACCTGAATGAAGTACTCGTCCCAGCTCGGCCGCGCTCGCGCAGCACTCCCTGCCTTGTTCCCCACGCTTCCTCCCAGCTCTGATCCGCCACGGACGATCTTCCCTCCCCTCGAGGAGCCTCAAGATACCCAAACCCAGCCACAAAATCAACGGACACGCGTCCGCCCAGGGTTCTTGCTCCGGGAAGGTAGGTGAGACGGCGCGAACACTCCGTCCGCAGGTACAAAAGGCCGGCGATCAGAGTTTTCCCGCGGCCCACAGCGTGCCCCGGACGAAGGTGAGGCGGAAGCCTTCGCACTGCATCGATTCCACGCTGTGCCCAAGCACGGTGTGAAAAACCCTGCCCTCGCCGTAGGCACGGATGAAGATCATCGGGTAGTCCCGGTCCTTGTCCCGGGAGTGCGCCACCGCAAGGATGTGGAAGGGGCTGTACTGGGTAAGGTCTCGGTAGAGTTCGTCCGTGGTCTCGAAATCCGTCAGCCCGGAGGTGATCGGGTGCTCGGGGTCGACGATCCTCACCGTGAAGCGCCCGTAGCGGTCGTGGCCCGCCCCTTCCCTCCAGGCCAGGCCGATCATCTCCTCGAACTCCTTCCAACCAGGAAAGGCGTTGTTCGAGGAGTGTACCACAACCAGCCCCTTTCCGAGATCCCGGACGAGATGGATGAGCCCCCGCTCCGTAGTCGAATCCCAACGCTGCGGGCGATTGTAGTGAAGGACAATCGCGTCGTAGGCCGCGGCGGCCGGTGTGCCCAGCACCGCCGGCTCCTCGCTCACCACCACCTTGATCCCCGCCTCCTCCAGTTGCTGGCGCATTACCAGGGTAGTCGCGCGCCAGTCGTGGTTGCTCTCCCCCGTAATGAGAAGCACTTTGACCCCAGGCGCCTGCTGAGCCGAAGCCAGGCAAACGCAGAAAACGAGCAACAAGGCTCCAACCGTCCTGACCATCGCTCCCTCCCAGGCTTCAGGGTACAGGTGATCGTTACGTGCCGCCTTGCAGCACCGCCAGGGCACTTTCCAGCTGCAAATCCCTGCCCGACCTTACATCGGCTTCCGTTTGGGGTACGCGCACGTCCGGAGAAACCCCAAGCCACTCAAAAGGTAAACCATCGTACCGACGCAGATCCGTTGTCGGCACGCGGATCTTGATCCCGCTCGGCAACCGGAAATACTCCGGGGACCCGGATCCGCCCGCTGTGGTGTCCCCAACGAGCGTAACGTGGGGGAGCTGCTTCATCATTTCCGCGAATAACTCCGCGGCACTGCAAGAGACCCCATTGATTAGGACGGCGATCGAGGAGAACTTCCAGGGCACCCGGCGTGGACGAAGTGGCTCCTGAGCCACCTCTTCCCCCTGGCGGTACATCGGGGGCGGCGCCAGAGGCTCGCTCAGGAACCCGCGCACCAGGTAGCAGGCGTTCCCCCCGGCTCCACCGTCATTGTGGCGAACGTCGAGGATCAGACGCGTCGTCTCGCAGAGGCTCTCGAGCGCCCCATCGACCTCGCGCACCCAATCGCCCTCTGCGAAGGTGCTCAGCCTGAGGTAGCCGAAGTTCCCGCCCACCAGACCGTACTCGAATCGCCTACCCCCTCCCATCCGGAATTCGGAAGTGGCGTACCTACGCACAACCTCCGGATCGAAAGCTCGCCGGTCCCTGAGGGCACGCGGCGACTCGTACGTCGGCATGTAATAGCCACCCAGGGTCGTCAGGCCAGCGTGCACGTCCCTGAGCTCAGCGAGGAGGTCGAAGAGAATCGGGTAGATCTCGTCCCCTCTCGCCTTCTCCGCGCGCGCCCGATATTCCGGATACAAGCCCTGCCAGTCGATTCCCTTGAAGCTCAGGTA is part of the candidate division KSB1 bacterium genome and harbors:
- a CDS encoding (Fe-S)-binding protein, which codes for MEVWLFVPCLVDQFYPEVGEGMARILARLGCRVHYPPAQTCCGQPAFNTGYWEDARRVARHFLRVFADAPVVVAPSGSCVAMARVFSQRLFHGQPEQEAATALAQRVFEFSEFVVKRLGQDDLGARFEGKVAYHASCHLLRELGVSEEPLRLLRKVRGLELVEMNDAQACCGFGGTFAVKFPELSTAMALYKLEQAQKAGAEYVVMNDISCVLQLQGVIERRGLPLRALHLVHVLSGEGLA
- a CDS encoding sugar phosphate isomerase/epimerase, whose amino-acid sequence is MLKVSVITDGVSQDFRRAVEFARRFQLEGLELRSVWDSPVERLTLAQIQEIRKCLAGTELVISAVISPFLKCPIDDREAVEQHLRWLGRSIEIAEHLGCDLVCTATFFRNGALEAEFDRVTEAYERALLIAARVGVRLAVENEHTTMVRTGEELGRFLTRLGSPLARACWDPQEHYLCVEGQDEPHRGYEAVRGLVAHVHLKDVRFLPGRKAVEFVPLGEGEVGVAEQLRALLADGYRGFVSLDPRWRPHVLIPGAEELDPDFPIRTVAEYAAWVSMRRLKEMLAELLALDLGSPSSRKD
- a CDS encoding GNAT family N-acetyltransferase, with amino-acid sequence MDRNREGRGLRIRSFRESDREAVVAITLLAFPGVAIDHAIEERFGTVGGLTWQDRKRRDIERDLDLHAPHTLVAEMEGRVVGYVTSHPDPLSRIGWIPNLAIHPEYQGRGIGRELLEAALEQFRRLGMALAKIETLAHNERALHLYQELGFVEVARQVHLVRPLERSEPGAEGPGV
- a CDS encoding nitroreductase family protein; amino-acid sequence: MSVYDLILRRRTIRRFRQDPVPFDLLLRMVNAARLAPSGANLQPLEYVVVTDPEIVPRVFAATRWAAYLGEQGVPREGERPPAYVVVLINRQVRAHGGYHDCGAAIENMILVALEAGFGTCWIGSLDKPALHQTLGIPEAYEIDSVLAVGAPAEVAVPEPMGDSVRYYRDGEGVHHVPKRNLREVLHLDRYGSRYNGPQP
- a CDS encoding dCMP deaminase family protein, with the protein product MGNKAGSAARARPSWDEYFIQVAEVVSKRSSCFRNQVGAVIVRDKDIISTGYNGAPKYQKNCLEIGWCYRDRNGIPSGTQLERCRAVGSHAESNAIALAARNGHATSGTTIYVVGHDVICNQCKAQIANAEIERVVLKKRDGTIVEYYPARDWTVHPVDQGQAEVTDEG
- a CDS encoding ThuA domain-containing protein — translated: MVRTVGALLLVFCVCLASAQQAPGVKVLLITGESNHDWRATTLVMRQQLEEAGIKVVVSEEPAVLGTPAAAAYDAIVLHYNRPQRWDSTTERGLIHLVRDLGKGLVVVHSSNNAFPGWKEFEEMIGLAWREGAGHDRYGRFTVRIVDPEHPITSGLTDFETTDELYRDLTQYSPFHILAVAHSRDKDRDYPMIFIRAYGEGRVFHTVLGHSVESMQCEGFRLTFVRGTLWAAGKL
- a CDS encoding S41 family peptidase, producing the protein MALLTRAAFGLLGVFAASGCANLLVEDHGAEANVRDFQAAWETIGRVYPYLSFKGIDWQGLYPEYRARAEKARGDEIYPILFDLLAELRDVHAGLTTLGGYYMPTYESPRALRDRRAFDPEVVRRYATSEFRMGGGRRFEYGLVGGNFGYLRLSTFAEGDWVREVDGALESLCETTRLILDVRHNDGGAGGNACYLVRGFLSEPLAPPPMYRQGEEVAQEPLRPRRVPWKFSSIAVLINGVSCSAAELFAEMMKQLPHVTLVGDTTAGGSGSPEYFRLPSGIKIRVPTTDLRRYDGLPFEWLGVSPDVRVPQTEADVRSGRDLQLESALAVLQGGT